The following coding sequences are from one bacterium window:
- a CDS encoding peptide chain release factor 3, which produces MERAPRKTFAIISHPDAGKTTVTEKLLLFGNAIHMAGVVKAKRAKQFARSDWMEIEKQRGISVASSVMQFEYGGNEINLLDTPGHQDFSEDTYRVLTAVDSALMIIDSSKGIETQTKKLFQVCRDRNLPIMTFMNKVDLEGRDPFELVDEVEKVLELPCFTMTWPIGQGKGFKGVYDLTERRIRLFEAGQKTRGFEQKFYTDLDDPELNEKVGKDRIDRLRDDLELLTGAGHDFDHDRYLAGHLSPVFFGSAVNNFGIQELLEAFLRLAPGPRPRPTETREVNPDEPKFTGLVFKIQANMDPKHRDRTAFLRICSGEFVQGMTAYHVRQGREFRINNALQFLSQERKNVDRAYAGDIIGIHDKNLMIGDSLTEGEPLKFTGVPHFSPDLFARVDLKNPIKSKQLQKGLEQLAEEGTSQIFRRKNTSETIIGVVGQLQFEVVKFRLLHEYGADAVFTPLPYELSCWYHADDKKVLEDFWDYYRSHIVHDVRGYPMVLFKSEWERDYVQKNNPKVTFYTNLISYEQDIKGGKKA; this is translated from the coding sequence ATGGAACGCGCCCCGCGCAAGACCTTCGCCATCATCTCGCACCCGGACGCCGGCAAGACGACCGTCACGGAGAAGCTCCTCCTCTTCGGGAACGCCATTCACATGGCGGGCGTGGTCAAGGCGAAAAGGGCCAAGCAGTTCGCGCGCTCCGACTGGATGGAGATCGAAAAACAGCGCGGCATCTCCGTCGCGTCCTCCGTCATGCAGTTCGAGTACGGCGGAAATGAGATCAACCTGCTCGATACTCCAGGCCACCAGGACTTTTCGGAGGACACCTACCGGGTGCTCACGGCCGTCGACAGCGCGCTCATGATCATCGATTCGTCGAAGGGTATCGAGACCCAGACGAAAAAGCTCTTTCAGGTCTGCCGGGACCGGAATCTCCCCATCATGACCTTCATGAACAAGGTGGACTTGGAGGGGCGCGATCCGTTCGAGCTCGTGGACGAGGTCGAAAAGGTCTTGGAACTGCCGTGCTTCACGATGACCTGGCCGATCGGGCAGGGGAAGGGCTTCAAAGGCGTCTACGACCTGACGGAAAGGCGCATCCGGCTCTTCGAGGCGGGACAAAAGACCCGCGGCTTCGAGCAGAAGTTTTACACGGACTTGGATGACCCGGAGTTGAACGAGAAGGTGGGAAAGGATCGGATCGACCGGCTGAGGGACGACCTGGAGCTCCTGACGGGGGCGGGGCACGACTTTGACCATGACCGCTACCTGGCGGGGCACTTAAGCCCGGTTTTCTTCGGGTCGGCGGTCAATAACTTCGGCATCCAGGAGCTTCTGGAGGCCTTTTTGCGACTCGCCCCGGGACCTCGGCCGCGGCCGACGGAAACGCGGGAGGTCAATCCCGACGAGCCCAAGTTCACGGGGCTAGTCTTCAAGATCCAGGCGAACATGGACCCAAAGCATCGCGACCGCACCGCCTTCCTCCGCATCTGCTCGGGCGAGTTCGTGCAGGGGATGACGGCTTACCACGTCCGGCAGGGGCGCGAGTTCCGGATCAACAACGCCCTCCAGTTCCTGAGCCAGGAGCGGAAGAACGTCGACCGCGCGTACGCCGGGGACATCATCGGCATTCACGACAAGAACCTGATGATCGGCGACTCCCTCACGGAGGGAGAACCCCTCAAGTTCACGGGGGTCCCTCATTTTTCCCCGGACCTTTTCGCGCGCGTGGACCTGAAGAACCCCATCAAGAGCAAGCAGCTGCAGAAGGGCCTGGAGCAACTGGCGGAGGAGGGGACGTCCCAGATCTTCCGCCGCAAGAACACCTCCGAGACCATCATCGGCGTCGTGGGCCAGCTCCAGTTCGAGGTGGTGAAGTTCCGCCTCCTGCACGAGTACGGCGCGGACGCCGTCTTTACGCCGCTGCCCTACGAGCTTTCCTGCTGGTATCACGCGGACGACAAGAAGGTTCTGGAGGACTTTTGGGACTACTACCGCTCGCATATCGTCCACGACGTGCGCGGCTACCCGATGGTCCTCTTCAAGAGCGAATGGGAACGGGATTACGTCCAGAAAAACAATCCCAAGGTGACCTTTTACACCAACCTGATTTCATACGAACAAGACATCAAAGGAGGGAAGAAGGCATGA
- a CDS encoding TolC family protein encodes MRLPRVMIVLVLLAAPNAAAETLSWRECVDEAAQANPTIRAAEATVSSARYQTKAAYGAFFPQVTGNADYSNGGRSTSSPGTLTPSAGGVLTDNNNSFLSFSVNARQNVFSGFRDKARIGQGKANETVARSDLHLARSQASFDLKSAFAELRYAQDFHRLTEDIVKRRRDNSNLVALRFESGRENKGSLLLSRAYLDDAEFDRQQAANAIETSRQELARVLGRENLDEIRVAGTVPVTKPRPLKSYADSLDGLMDQTPEFRRAAGQKKLAQETVREARSAFFPSLDVNAAVGRQGDQWFPEDNRWSVGVGLSLPLFSGGTDYHNFKSAKARDLAAAYNKTGAETQVRARLVSAHKAFVDAVKRLEADKSFLDAASVRAEIARSKYDNGLISFEDWDIIENDLINRQKAYLVSQRDRITAEAAWERALGRGVFE; translated from the coding sequence ATGCGCTTGCCGCGAGTCATGATCGTCCTGGTCCTCCTCGCCGCGCCAAACGCCGCCGCAGAGACACTTTCGTGGAGGGAATGCGTCGATGAGGCGGCACAGGCGAATCCCACGATCCGTGCGGCCGAGGCGACGGTCTCCTCGGCGCGTTACCAGACCAAGGCGGCCTATGGGGCCTTCTTTCCGCAGGTTACGGGCAACGCCGATTACTCGAACGGCGGGCGGTCCACGAGCTCCCCGGGCACCTTGACGCCCTCGGCGGGCGGCGTCCTGACCGATAACAACAATTCCTTCCTCTCATTCTCGGTGAACGCCCGGCAGAACGTCTTTTCCGGATTCCGCGACAAGGCCAGGATCGGCCAGGGCAAGGCGAACGAAACCGTCGCGCGATCGGATCTCCATCTGGCCCGCTCCCAAGCCAGCTTCGACCTCAAGTCGGCCTTCGCGGAGCTGAGATACGCCCAGGATTTTCACAGGCTGACGGAGGACATCGTGAAGCGCCGCCGGGACAACTCAAACCTGGTCGCACTGCGCTTCGAAAGCGGGCGCGAGAACAAGGGGTCCCTCCTCCTTTCGCGCGCCTACCTGGACGACGCCGAGTTCGACCGGCAACAGGCGGCGAACGCGATCGAAACCTCGCGCCAGGAACTCGCCCGCGTCCTCGGCCGCGAAAATCTCGATGAGATCCGGGTGGCGGGGACCGTGCCGGTCACGAAACCCCGCCCCTTGAAGAGCTACGCGGACAGCCTGGACGGGCTCATGGACCAGACGCCCGAATTCCGGCGCGCCGCGGGACAAAAAAAACTCGCCCAGGAAACCGTCCGCGAGGCCCGGTCGGCCTTCTTCCCCAGCCTGGACGTCAATGCCGCCGTCGGGCGCCAGGGCGACCAATGGTTTCCGGAGGACAACCGCTGGTCCGTCGGCGTCGGCCTCTCCCTTCCCCTCTTCAGCGGCGGCACCGACTACCACAACTTCAAGAGCGCCAAGGCGCGTGATTTGGCGGCGGCCTATAACAAGACCGGCGCGGAAACCCAGGTGCGGGCGAGGCTCGTCTCGGCGCACAAGGCCTTTGTCGACGCGGTCAAGAGGCTCGAGGCGGACAAGTCCTTTCTGGACGCGGCGAGCGTGCGGGCCGAGATCGCGCGGAGCAAGTATGACAACGGACTGATCTCTTTCGAGGACTGGGATATCATCGAGAACGATCTCATCAACCGCCAAAAGGCCTATCTCGTGAGTCAGCGGGACCGGATCACGGCAGAGGCGGCCTGGGAGAGGGCCTTGGGACGGGGGGTATTCGAATGA
- a CDS encoding efflux RND transporter periplasmic adaptor subunit, with product MKKKILIAAAVAFLLVIAFVVWNRKTGDAPLYREAAVARGDLTVTITATGTVAPENRLEIKPPISGRVEEILVDEGQAVARGDLLAWMSSSERAALLDAARARGPQELKRWEEFYKATPILAPIDGMVISRNVEPGQSFTTADAIFVLSDRLTVKAQVDETDIAEIKLKQPAQVILDAYPKEVFSAQVDQIAYDSTTVNNVTIYVVDVLPENPPEYLRSGMTASVEFRVASKPGALLLPLEAVRTVEGRSVALVKDPKAKEPAEKAVTVGLNDGRRVEILTGLAEGETVLIPQRKAASRPAGGTNPLSPIRRPGGR from the coding sequence ATGAAGAAGAAGATCCTGATCGCGGCGGCGGTTGCGTTCCTGCTCGTGATCGCCTTTGTCGTTTGGAACCGAAAGACCGGCGATGCCCCCTTGTACCGCGAAGCCGCCGTCGCGCGGGGAGACCTGACCGTCACCATCACGGCCACCGGCACCGTTGCGCCGGAAAACCGCCTCGAAATCAAGCCTCCCATCTCGGGGCGCGTGGAGGAGATCCTGGTCGACGAGGGCCAGGCGGTCGCGCGCGGTGACCTTTTGGCCTGGATGAGTTCCTCGGAAAGGGCGGCCTTGCTCGACGCCGCCCGGGCGCGCGGCCCTCAGGAACTCAAGCGCTGGGAGGAATTCTACAAGGCGACTCCGATCTTGGCCCCCATCGACGGGATGGTGATCTCGCGGAACGTCGAACCCGGCCAGAGCTTCACGACGGCGGACGCGATCTTCGTCCTTTCCGACCGCCTGACCGTCAAGGCCCAGGTGGACGAAACGGACATCGCGGAGATCAAGCTGAAGCAGCCGGCCCAGGTCATCCTGGACGCCTATCCGAAGGAGGTCTTTTCCGCCCAAGTCGACCAGATCGCCTACGACTCCACGACCGTGAACAACGTGACGATCTACGTGGTGGACGTCCTCCCCGAGAACCCCCCGGAATACTTAAGGAGCGGCATGACGGCGAGCGTGGAGTTTCGCGTCGCATCGAAACCGGGCGCCCTGCTTCTCCCCCTGGAGGCCGTGCGCACGGTGGAAGGCCGCTCCGTCGCGCTCGTGAAAGACCCGAAGGCAAAGGAACCGGCGGAGAAGGCGGTGACCGTGGGATTGAACGACGGGCGCCGTGTCGAGATCCTGACGGGGCTCGCGGAGGGCGAGACCGTCCTCATCCCGCAGCGAAAGGCCGCGAGCCGCCCCGCCGGCGGCACGAACCCTCTTTCACCCATCAGGCGGCCGGGAGGCCGATAG
- a CDS encoding ABC transporter permease: MLEIRDVHKTYSLGAATVRALQGVSLTIEDGDFVAIMGPSGSGKSTLMHVLGLLDQPDSGSYLVDGVETSRMSDHVLAALRRNTTGFIFQQFHLLPRLTARENVALPALYAKGAYDFERARELLETVGLSDRAEHRPNELSGGQQQRVAIARSLVNAPRILFADEPTGNLDSKSEDEIISILEKLNERGITVIMVTHEDEIGNRAKRVIRMRDGKVQSDERLRPLRTLTATPQTPSMPSKESYQGKLREIWEQARQGFRSLAANKVRSSLSMLGILIGVGAVVAMLALGHGAQKAIEAQLSSLGSNLLVLRPGATHAGGVVLEAGSVTRLTLDDVQALKEKIPAIRDVSPSVSGRGQAAFGDRNWSTQILGVSSSYAQIRASEPQSGRFFTEEENRQRSLVALVGVTVVRELFGEKDPLGETIRINRVALRVIGVLPEKGLAMWRDQDDVVVVPVLTAMYRLLGKDYVDSADIEVADAAEIEATQEEVTSLMIARHRVPPVQQQDAFQVRNLSELKDALTESNRVMSLLLASIAAISLLVGGIGIMNIMLVSVTERTREIGLRKAIGASREDILLQFLVEAVVVSVVGGLLGIASGWIVTLAMSQFAGWTTSVTPDSVALAFLFSAFVGIVFGLYPAKRASELNPIEALRYE, translated from the coding sequence ATGTTGGAGATCCGAGACGTCCATAAAACCTATTCCCTGGGCGCCGCGACCGTCCGCGCCCTTCAAGGCGTCTCTCTGACCATCGAGGACGGCGACTTCGTGGCCATCATGGGCCCGTCGGGCTCGGGGAAGTCCACGCTGATGCACGTCCTGGGCCTTTTGGACCAGCCGGATTCGGGCTCCTACCTCGTGGACGGGGTCGAGACCTCCCGGATGTCAGACCACGTTCTCGCGGCCCTCCGCCGGAACACGACCGGCTTCATCTTCCAGCAGTTCCATCTCCTGCCGCGCCTGACGGCCCGCGAAAACGTCGCCCTCCCCGCCCTCTACGCCAAGGGCGCCTATGACTTCGAGCGGGCCCGGGAGCTCCTCGAGACCGTGGGCTTGAGTGATCGCGCGGAGCATCGCCCCAACGAGCTCTCGGGCGGACAGCAGCAGCGGGTCGCCATCGCCCGCTCGCTCGTCAACGCCCCGAGAATTCTCTTCGCCGACGAACCGACGGGCAACCTCGACTCCAAGAGCGAGGACGAGATCATCAGCATCCTGGAAAAGCTGAACGAGCGGGGCATCACCGTGATCATGGTCACGCACGAGGACGAGATCGGCAACCGGGCGAAACGCGTGATCCGGATGAGAGACGGGAAGGTCCAGTCGGACGAGCGGTTACGTCCCCTCAGGACCCTGACCGCAACGCCGCAAACTCCGTCGATGCCTTCCAAGGAAAGCTACCAGGGGAAACTCCGAGAAATCTGGGAACAGGCACGACAAGGATTCCGGAGCCTCGCCGCCAACAAGGTGCGGAGCTCCCTCTCCATGCTCGGCATCCTGATCGGCGTGGGAGCGGTGGTGGCGATGCTGGCCCTCGGGCACGGGGCCCAGAAGGCGATTGAGGCCCAACTCTCCTCGCTCGGCTCGAACCTGCTGGTCCTGCGGCCGGGCGCCACCCACGCGGGCGGCGTCGTCCTGGAGGCCGGGTCGGTCACGCGTCTCACTCTCGACGATGTCCAGGCCCTGAAGGAGAAGATCCCGGCCATCCGCGACGTTTCGCCCTCGGTTTCGGGCCGCGGCCAGGCCGCGTTCGGGGACCGGAACTGGAGCACGCAGATCTTGGGCGTCTCTTCGTCCTACGCCCAGATACGCGCCTCGGAGCCTCAGAGCGGCCGCTTCTTCACGGAGGAGGAAAACCGGCAGAGAAGCCTGGTGGCCCTCGTGGGCGTGACCGTCGTCCGCGAACTCTTCGGCGAGAAGGATCCCTTGGGTGAAACCATTCGGATCAACCGGGTCGCCCTCCGCGTGATCGGCGTCCTCCCCGAAAAAGGTCTCGCCATGTGGCGTGATCAAGACGACGTCGTCGTCGTGCCGGTCCTGACCGCCATGTACCGGCTGTTGGGCAAGGACTACGTGGACTCGGCGGACATCGAGGTGGCCGACGCCGCCGAGATCGAGGCGACTCAGGAGGAAGTGACCAGCCTCATGATCGCCCGGCACCGCGTACCGCCGGTCCAGCAACAGGACGCCTTTCAGGTACGGAACCTCTCCGAGTTGAAGGACGCGTTGACCGAAAGCAACCGGGTCATGTCGCTCCTCCTCGCGTCCATTGCGGCGATCTCTCTCCTGGTTGGCGGCATCGGCATCATGAACATCATGCTCGTCTCCGTGACCGAGCGCACGCGGGAGATCGGCCTCCGCAAGGCGATCGGAGCGAGCCGCGAGGACATCCTGCTCCAGTTCCTGGTGGAGGCGGTGGTCGTGAGCGTGGTCGGCGGACTTTTGGGGATCGCCTCGGGCTGGATCGTCACCCTCGCCATGTCGCAGTTCGCCGGCTGGACCACCTCCGTCACCCCTGACTCGGTGGCGCTGGCCTTCCTCTTTTCGGCCTTCGTCGGCATCGTCTTCGGCCTCTATCCGGCAAAACGCGCGTCGGAGCTCAACCCCATCGAGGCCTTGCGTTACGAGTGA
- a CDS encoding pyrimidine/purine nucleoside phosphorylase, with product MSETPSKFDNVMVDAKANVYFDGKVVSHSAYDMKGKKFTLGLIYPGTYRFNTGAPERMVITAGACRVVQASGAMTSHKAGEEFRIPGNSAFTITAEGGICEYVCYFE from the coding sequence ATGTCCGAGACGCCCTCAAAGTTTGACAATGTCATGGTCGACGCCAAGGCCAACGTCTATTTCGACGGCAAGGTCGTCAGCCATTCGGCCTATGACATGAAAGGCAAGAAGTTCACGCTGGGACTGATTTACCCCGGCACCTACAGGTTCAACACGGGCGCCCCGGAGCGGATGGTGATCACCGCCGGCGCCTGCCGGGTGGTCCAGGCCAGCGGCGCGATGACCTCGCACAAAGCCGGCGAGGAGTTCCGGATCCCCGGCAATTCCGCCTTCACGATCACCGCCGAGGGCGGGATCTGCGAATACGTCTGCTATTTCGAGTAA
- a CDS encoding 2-dehydropantoate 2-reductase — protein MRILIIGAGAVGGFYGTKLALAGEDVTFLTRGATFEALKKHDLVVKSFRGDFHARVHVVDSLEGYAPPDLLVLAVKSYDTDQIIGQIRPVVGDGTLLLSFQNGVENEIKLATAFGREKVLGCVCYIGAEVVEPGVIHHSARGTVAIGEMTESGYPPQAGGRGNARSTRSAEGGMAPQTNRLDQIVETFRKARIEVHASGDIRRDLWIKLCWNTAFNQVCTVARATVGVVLESEAMHRLLRATMREVFAVAARHGVELSESIIDQHLTLSSEELRSVKPSMLQDFERGRRLEHETFSGFIVREGEKFGLPVPINTTLYEFLNFLDQISARELNL, from the coding sequence ATGCGCATCCTGATCATCGGGGCCGGGGCCGTGGGCGGGTTCTACGGCACCAAGCTCGCGCTCGCGGGCGAGGACGTGACTTTTTTGACGCGGGGCGCGACGTTCGAGGCGTTGAAGAAGCACGATCTCGTGGTCAAGAGCTTTCGAGGCGATTTCCACGCCCGGGTCCATGTCGTCGATTCCCTCGAAGGCTACGCCCCTCCCGATCTTCTCGTCTTGGCGGTCAAATCCTACGACACCGACCAGATCATCGGGCAGATCCGTCCCGTCGTGGGCGACGGCACACTCCTCCTCTCATTTCAGAACGGGGTCGAGAACGAGATCAAGCTCGCGACGGCCTTCGGCCGGGAGAAGGTGTTGGGCTGCGTCTGCTACATCGGCGCGGAGGTCGTCGAGCCGGGCGTGATCCACCATAGCGCCCGCGGGACGGTGGCGATCGGGGAGATGACCGAGTCCGGGTACCCGCCGCAGGCGGGTGGACGAGGAAATGCCCGTAGCACGAGAAGCGCGGAGGGCGGGATGGCACCTCAAACCAACCGGCTGGACCAAATCGTGGAAACCTTCCGCAAGGCCCGGATCGAAGTCCACGCCTCCGGCGACATCCGAAGAGACCTCTGGATCAAGCTCTGCTGGAACACGGCCTTCAACCAGGTCTGCACCGTCGCCCGCGCCACCGTGGGCGTGGTGCTCGAGTCCGAGGCCATGCACAGGCTCTTAAGGGCGACGATGCGCGAGGTCTTCGCCGTCGCCGCCCGGCACGGCGTGGAGCTCTCGGAGTCCATCATCGACCAGCACCTGACCCTCTCCAGCGAGGAGCTCCGGTCGGTCAAACCCTCCATGCTCCAAGACTTCGAGCGCGGGCGGAGGCTCGAACACGAGACGTTCTCCGGGTTCATCGTCCGGGAGGGGGAGAAGTTCGGACTCCCCGTGCCGATCAACACGACGCTTTACGAATTTCTCAATTTCTTGGATCAGATCTCGGCCAGGGAATTGAATTTGTAG
- a CDS encoding sigma 54-interacting transcriptional regulator, which produces MNDDLLKLLETNKALVALGQKQKMLDFTLDEAIRLSGAERGFVVFQDRAGGFEIAAARSFDREDLKKAHEKFSVTVLKRVMETGEPLLSMEAAEDARLKAAESVMKMKLRSILCVPILKAGVPLGALYLDNRFTEGAFQEHQVRLVTLFADQAALALAAIDSLETSERHARELEALQRQLAVANEALQDRLAATEGERDQARQTLEGFGAAPGAAAFSKGFEGMIGHSKAIREIQKTILRLKDAEPSVSIYGESGTGKELVARAIHRNSRRREKPFLAINCAAFSEQLLDSELFGHVRGAFTGADRDRRGLFEEADGGTVFLDEIGETTPAMQAKLLRVLQEGEIRPVGSSKSRKVGVRVVCASNKDLQKMVREGGFREDLYYRLVVVRMNLPPLRERREDIPDLVRHFLKNNALGLPPEFVSIDDGALKLLCDYDWPGNVRELQNELTRCLALGKGHVTAGLLSPEILSLPQEKGLILEGQGLEGNLKALEKRLVMKALEDAKGNKRQAAEALGVSRVTLYQKMRTHGLSGRHGRANAQTIRKALREAGGNKTLAARKLGMGRRTLYDRLKRPGGV; this is translated from the coding sequence ATGAACGACGATCTCCTAAAGCTTCTCGAAACCAACAAGGCCCTGGTCGCCCTGGGCCAAAAGCAAAAGATGCTCGATTTCACGCTCGACGAGGCGATCCGGCTCTCCGGGGCCGAGCGCGGTTTCGTCGTTTTTCAGGACCGGGCCGGCGGTTTCGAGATCGCCGCCGCGCGGAGCTTCGACCGCGAGGACCTCAAGAAGGCCCACGAGAAGTTCAGCGTGACCGTCTTGAAGCGGGTGATGGAGACGGGCGAGCCGCTGCTCTCGATGGAGGCGGCCGAGGACGCACGCCTCAAGGCCGCCGAGAGCGTCATGAAGATGAAGCTCCGCTCCATCCTCTGCGTGCCGATCCTCAAGGCGGGCGTCCCTTTGGGCGCCCTGTATCTCGACAACCGTTTCACCGAGGGGGCCTTTCAGGAACATCAAGTCCGGCTCGTCACGCTCTTTGCGGACCAGGCCGCGCTCGCGCTGGCCGCGATCGATTCGTTGGAGACCTCCGAACGCCACGCGCGGGAGTTGGAGGCGTTGCAGCGGCAGTTGGCGGTCGCAAACGAGGCCCTCCAAGACCGGCTGGCGGCCACGGAAGGGGAGAGGGATCAGGCGCGGCAGACCTTGGAAGGTTTCGGCGCGGCGCCCGGGGCGGCCGCCTTCTCGAAGGGTTTCGAAGGGATGATCGGGCACTCGAAGGCGATCCGGGAGATCCAAAAAACCATCTTAAGACTCAAGGACGCGGAGCCGTCGGTCTCCATTTACGGCGAGTCGGGAACGGGCAAGGAACTCGTGGCGCGCGCCATCCACCGGAATTCGAGGCGGCGGGAGAAACCCTTTCTGGCGATCAACTGCGCCGCCTTCTCCGAGCAGCTGCTGGACAGCGAGCTCTTCGGGCACGTGCGCGGGGCCTTTACCGGCGCCGACCGCGACCGGCGGGGCCTCTTCGAGGAGGCGGACGGCGGGACGGTCTTTCTGGATGAAATCGGGGAAACGACCCCCGCGATGCAGGCCAAGCTCCTGCGCGTCCTGCAAGAGGGAGAGATCCGTCCGGTGGGTTCGAGCAAGTCCCGCAAGGTGGGCGTGCGCGTCGTCTGCGCGAGCAACAAGGATCTGCAAAAAATGGTCCGCGAGGGGGGTTTTCGGGAAGACCTCTACTACCGTCTCGTCGTCGTCCGCATGAACCTCCCGCCGCTCCGAGAGAGGCGCGAGGACATCCCCGACCTGGTCCGGCACTTTCTCAAAAACAATGCCCTCGGTCTTCCGCCCGAGTTCGTCTCCATCGACGACGGCGCGCTCAAGCTCCTCTGTGACTACGATTGGCCGGGCAACGTCCGCGAGCTTCAAAACGAGCTCACCCGGTGTCTCGCCCTGGGCAAGGGGCACGTGACCGCGGGACTCCTCTCGCCGGAGATTCTTTCCCTTCCCCAGGAAAAGGGATTGATCCTGGAAGGTCAGGGTTTGGAGGGGAACCTCAAGGCCCTGGAGAAGAGGCTCGTGATGAAGGCCCTCGAAGACGCGAAGGGGAACAAGCGTCAGGCCGCCGAAGCCCTGGGTGTCTCGCGCGTGACGCTCTATCAAAAGATGCGGACGCACGGGCTCTCCGGACGCCACGGGCGCGCCAATGCGCAGACGATCCGGAAGGCGCTCCGCGAGGCGGGGGGGAACAAGACGCTGGCGGCGCGGAAGCTCGGGATGGGGAGGCGCACACTCTATGATCGATTGAAAAGGCCGGGGGGCGTATAA